The bacterium nucleotide sequence GTCCTGGAGACCGTCGCCGATCAGATTGAAACCCATCACCGCCAGCGCGATCATCACGCCCGGGTAGAACGAAACCCACCACTCACCGGCGTTGATGCGCGCCACGCCCATCGCGACCATCACGCCCCACTCGGGCGTCGGCACGCGCACGCCGAGCCCGATGAACGACAGGCCGGCGGCGGTCAGGATCGCCCAGCCGGACTGCAGGCTCGACTGCACGAAGATCGGGGTAAGGCAGTTCGGGATGAGGTGCACGAGGAGCACGCGCCACGGCGGGTTCCCTGCGCCGCGCGCGGCCTCGGCGTAGGGGGCGTGTTTCACGACGAGGAGCCGCGCGCGCATCAGCCGCGCGTACACCCCGACGTTGATCAGCGCAACGGAGACGATCAGGTTCCGAAGGCTCGGGCCCAGCGCCGCGGCGATGCCCATCGCGAGGATGAACGACGGGAACGCCTGGAGCACGTCCATTGCGCGCATCACGACCTCGTCGGCCCATCCGCCCGAGAACCCCGCGAGCGCGCCGAGCGCGCAGCCGGAGACGAGCGCGATCGCGACGGCGCCGAGCGCGATCAGGAGGTCGATCCGGCCGCCCCACAACACCCGCGACCACACGTCCTCGCCGAATTCGTCGGTCCCCATCCAATGCTGCGCGCTCGGCGGCTGCAGGGCCGCCCCCGGGTCGGTCCCCAGCGGCGTGTACGGCGCCAGCAGCGGGGCGGCCAGCGACGCGGCCGCGATCAGGACGAGCAGCAGCAACCCGACAAGGGTGATCGGGTTTCGCCGCAGCAGGTACGCCGCCTCAGCGACCACGGCGCCCCCTTCTTCCCCGCCCGTCCATCACGTCTGAACGCGCGGGTCGAGCAGCGCGGAGACGAGATCGACCAGGACGAAGATCACCAGGTACACGACCGTGGCGTACAGGATGAACCCCTGCACGGCCGGGTAGTCGTTGCCGCTGATCGCGTTGAACGCGTACCGCCCCATCCCCGGCCACGCAAACAGCGTCTCCACCAGCACGGACCCCCCGAGCAGAAACCCGTACACGATCGCGACCATCGTCAGCACCGGCAGCATCGCGTTGCGCAGCGCGTACGTCCACACCACGCTGCGCCATGGGACGCCGAGCGATCGGGTCGCGCGGATGTACGGCGTCGCGAGGACGTCGAGCATGCTGGTGCGCGCGATTCGGGCGAGCGGCGCGACCGCGGCGAACGCGAGCACCGCGACCGGCAGGATCAGCTGGCGAGCGGCGTCGCCGAGCGCGGCCCAGTCCCGGGCGAGCGCGCTGTCGATGAGCAGGAACCCCGTCACGGTCGGGGGCGGCGTGACCAGGGCGCCGAGGCGTCCCATCGGCGGGGGCACCAGGTGCCACCGATAGAAGCACAGGTAGATCAGCACGAGACTCACCCAAAACACCGGGAGCGCGACGCCCGCGACGGCGAGCACACGAGTCACGTGGTCGACCCAGGAGCCCTGCCGGACGGCGCCCCACACCCCGAGCGGCACGCCCAGCAGGACCGCGAGCAACATCGCGACGGTGGTCAGCTCCATCGTCGCTGGGAAGAACGCCGCGAGGTCCGCGGCTACGGGACGGCTGGTGACGAACGACGTCCCGAGGTCACCCTGCGCGAGCCCGCGCAGATACGCGACGTACTGCGCCCACAGCGGCCGGTCGAGGCCGTAGTGGACGAGCAGCGCCTGGCGCTGAGCCTGACTCGCCATCGGCCCCGCGATCTGATCGATCGGGCTGCCGGGGAGCACGCGTGTCAGCACGAACGTGAGCAGCGTCACCCCCAGCAGCACGGGCGCGGCGAGGAGCAGCCGTCGGGCGACGAGCCGGAGCGGACGCGTGGGGCCCCGCTATTGCTTCGTCATGAAGTAGTACCGGAACCGCACGTCGGCCGGGTAGAAGATCACCCCGCCGATGTTCTTCCGGGTCGCCAGCACGAGATCCGGTTGGTACAGGAACACCCACGCCGCCTCGTCGGTCGCGATCTGTTGAATCTGACGCGACGCGGCGTCCCGCGCCTTGAGGTCCGTGGAGATGATGTTCTTGTTGATCAGGTCGTTGATCGTGGCGTTCGAGTAGTTGGTGTAGTCGCAGCACGTGCTCTGGAGCAACCAGTAGAGGTGATAGAACGGGTCGTTGTTGATCGAGTTCCATCCCGGGTGGTGGAAGAACGCCAGCTCGTGCCGCTGGAGCGCCGCGGTGAACGCCGCCCCCTGCATCTCGTTGATCGTCACCGTCATTCCCGCCTTGGCGAGCGCGCTCTTGACCCACACCGCGATGCCCTTCGACTCGGCCAGGTCGGCGCGCGACGTGAACGTGAGGCTGAGCCCGTTCGGGTAGCCCGCCTCGGCCAACAGCGCCTTCGCCTTCGCGGGGTCGGTCTTGTACGTGAAGTACTGGTCGGTGTGAGTCGGCATCCCGGCCGGCACCGGACTCGTCAGGGGCTGCGCGAACCCGACCATCACGTTCCGGATGATCGTGTTGTACGGGGTGGCCCAGGAGATCGCCTGCCGGACCTTGGGGTTGTTGAACGGGGCGATCTTCGC carries:
- a CDS encoding ABC transporter permease, with product MVAEAAYLLRRNPITLVGLLLLVLIAAASLAAPLLAPYTPLGTDPGAALQPPSAQHWMGTDEFGEDVWSRVLWGGRIDLLIALGAVAIALVSGCALGALAGFSGGWADEVVMRAMDVLQAFPSFILAMGIAAALGPSLRNLIVSVALINVGVYARLMRARLLVVKHAPYAEAARGAGNPPWRVLLVHLIPNCLTPIFVQSSLQSGWAILTAAGLSFIGLGVRVPTPEWGVMVAMGVARINAGEWWVSFYPGVMIALAVMGFNLIGDGLQDLLDPQRR
- a CDS encoding ABC transporter permease, producing the protein MELTTVAMLLAVLLGVPLGVWGAVRQGSWVDHVTRVLAVAGVALPVFWVSLVLIYLCFYRWHLVPPPMGRLGALVTPPPTVTGFLLIDSALARDWAALGDAARQLILPVAVLAFAAVAPLARIARTSMLDVLATPYIRATRSLGVPWRSVVWTYALRNAMLPVLTMVAIVYGFLLGGSVLVETLFAWPGMGRYAFNAISGNDYPAVQGFILYATVVYLVIFVLVDLVSALLDPRVQT